The Nonlabens spongiae genome contains a region encoding:
- a CDS encoding NADP-dependent isocitrate dehydrogenase, producing the protein MRKVTIAKGDGIGPEIMDATLKILNAAKVPLEYEEVEIGEKVYLSGNTTGISSEAWDTIRRNKIFLKAPITTPRGKGYKSLNVTLRKTLGLFANVRPCNSFHPYIATKHPDMDVVIVRENEEDLYAGIEHRQTQEVFQCLKLITRPGSEKIIRYAFEYARAYNRKKVTCMVKDNIMKLTDGLFHKVFDEIAAEYPDIESNNWIIDIGTAKLANDPEEFDVVVTPNLYGDIVSDITAEISGSVGLAGSANIGMECSMFEAIHGSAPDIAGKKIANPSGILRGALMMLNHLGMHHEAATIKNAWSCVIEEGIHTADIYDEKTSKRKVNTMEFADAVIERLGKTPTHFVTEDSAKHDVIQIKKYERPAPAKKELRGVDAFVDCADKTADELGGLLETCNGDIALQMITNRGVKVYPNGFDETFWTDHWRCRFEAKDGTSVTNQSIIDLLTRLHDAGVDVIKTENLYTFDGERGYSLGQGQ; encoded by the coding sequence ATGAGAAAAGTAACGATCGCAAAAGGAGATGGAATAGGTCCAGAAATTATGGATGCCACTCTTAAGATTCTTAACGCCGCTAAAGTTCCACTTGAGTATGAAGAAGTTGAAATAGGAGAGAAGGTCTATCTTTCTGGAAACACGACTGGAATATCATCAGAAGCTTGGGATACTATCAGGCGTAACAAAATTTTCCTCAAAGCTCCTATTACTACCCCTAGAGGTAAAGGTTACAAAAGCTTGAACGTTACCCTTAGAAAGACTTTAGGCCTTTTTGCAAACGTGAGACCTTGTAACAGCTTTCACCCATACATCGCTACAAAACATCCAGATATGGATGTAGTGATCGTGCGTGAAAATGAAGAAGACCTTTACGCTGGGATTGAACATAGGCAAACTCAAGAAGTTTTTCAATGTTTGAAGTTGATCACGAGACCTGGATCTGAAAAAATTATCAGATACGCATTTGAATATGCCCGCGCCTACAATCGCAAAAAAGTGACTTGTATGGTTAAGGACAACATCATGAAATTGACTGATGGTCTTTTCCATAAAGTTTTTGATGAGATCGCGGCTGAGTACCCAGATATCGAGTCAAACAACTGGATCATTGATATAGGAACGGCTAAATTAGCTAACGATCCAGAAGAGTTTGACGTAGTGGTAACGCCTAACCTATATGGAGATATTGTATCTGATATCACCGCTGAGATTTCTGGTTCTGTTGGTCTCGCAGGTTCAGCAAATATAGGGATGGAATGTTCGATGTTTGAAGCCATTCATGGCTCTGCTCCTGATATTGCTGGTAAGAAAATAGCCAATCCTTCAGGGATCTTAAGAGGTGCATTGATGATGTTGAATCATTTAGGAATGCACCATGAGGCTGCCACCATCAAAAATGCATGGAGCTGTGTCATAGAAGAAGGAATTCATACCGCTGACATTTATGATGAGAAAACAAGCAAGCGCAAAGTCAATACTATGGAATTTGCCGATGCAGTTATCGAACGATTGGGTAAAACACCCACTCACTTTGTAACTGAGGACAGCGCAAAGCACGATGTGATTCAAATCAAAAAGTACGAGCGACCTGCACCAGCTAAAAAAGAACTTAGAGGAGTGGATGCGTTTGTAGATTGCGCCGACAAAACTGCCGACGAGCTAGGAGGCTTACTTGAGACTTGCAATGGTGATATCGCACTTCAAATGATCACAAACAGAGGAGTGAAAGTTTATCCTAATGGATTTGATGAAACTTTCTGGACAGATCACTGGAGATGCCGTTTTGAAGCAAAAGATGGAACTTCTGTAACTAATCAATCTATCATAGACTTGTTGACTCGTTTGCATGATGCAGGAGTAGATGTTATAAAAACAGAAAACCTTTACACCTTTGACGGCGAGCGAGGATACTCGCTAGGTCAGGGACAATAA
- a CDS encoding 3-hydroxyacyl-CoA dehydrogenase family protein yields MKNVTVIGAGTMGNGIAHTFAQSGFNVSLVDISQPALDKGLSTIAKNLDRMIAREKITEADKKSTLDNITTFTELEEGVKNAELVVEAATENVDLKIKIFGQMDALAPQDCILATNTSSISITQIAAQTTRPEKVIGMHFMNPVPIMKLVEIIRGYSTSDEVTNTIMELSKTLGKTPTEVNDYPGFVANRILMPMINEAIETLYNGVAGVQEIDTVMKLGMAHPMGPLQLADFIGLDVCLSILEVMYDGFKNPKYAPCPLLVNMVMAGKRGVKSGEGFYDYSESRKAEHVSKSFA; encoded by the coding sequence ATGAAAAACGTAACCGTAATAGGCGCAGGAACCATGGGTAATGGTATTGCGCATACTTTTGCACAATCAGGATTCAACGTATCACTGGTAGATATTTCACAACCCGCACTTGATAAGGGGCTTTCTACCATAGCAAAAAATTTAGATCGCATGATCGCCCGTGAGAAAATCACGGAAGCCGACAAAAAATCTACTTTAGATAACATCACCACTTTTACAGAACTTGAAGAAGGTGTAAAAAACGCTGAACTTGTGGTAGAAGCAGCAACTGAAAATGTAGATCTAAAAATAAAGATTTTCGGTCAGATGGATGCACTGGCTCCTCAAGATTGTATTCTAGCGACTAACACCTCATCCATTTCCATTACTCAGATAGCTGCACAAACCACAAGACCTGAGAAGGTAATCGGGATGCACTTTATGAATCCTGTACCCATCATGAAACTGGTCGAAATAATTAGAGGTTATTCCACCAGCGATGAAGTGACTAACACGATCATGGAATTGTCTAAAACTCTTGGTAAAACACCTACTGAGGTGAACGACTATCCTGGTTTTGTGGCTAATCGTATTTTGATGCCTATGATCAATGAAGCGATTGAAACGCTGTACAATGGTGTTGCGGGAGTACAAGAAATCGACACGGTAATGAAATTAGGTATGGCGCATCCCATGGGACCTCTGCAACTTGCTGACTTTATAGGGCTAGACGTTTGCTTGAGTATTCTCGAAGTGATGTACGACGGTTTCAAAAACCCAAAATATGCTCCGTGCCCACTATTAGTCAATATGGTAATGGCTGGCAAGCGCGGTGTAAAATCTGGTGAAGGTTTTTACGACTACTCAGAAAGCCGCAAAGCCGAGCACGTGAGTAAGAGTTTTGCTTAA
- a CDS encoding DEAD/DEAH box helicase, whose translation MTFKQLGLVEPILRALEDQGYEQPTPIQEQAIPILLRGKDLLGCAQTGTGKTAAFSIPIVQDLYQKPHSKGKRAIKTLVVTPTRELAIQIGENFTAYSKYTKIKNTVIFGGVKQTSQVYALHQGVDVLVATPGRLLDLINQKYISLSNIEHFVLDEADQMLDMGFIHDIKKLLKLLPAKRQSLFFSATMPKAIVELSNQILGNPERVTIAPEKTTAEKVEQRIYHVNKKNKTDLLISLLNNELDQATLVFSRTKHGANKIVKQLDKAGIKSAAIHGNKSQAARQRALGAFKEGKLKALIATDIAARGIDIDELSYVVNYDLPNVPESYVHRIGRTGRAGASGLAVSFCMLEERPYLKDIEKLIKTSIPVVEDHEFEFKMEDAAEPSHKKQNKRPRPKNNRNSQKSNSNRNNRSRNRRRSRNSHS comes from the coding sequence ATGACATTTAAACAATTAGGGCTAGTTGAGCCCATCTTACGTGCCTTGGAAGATCAAGGTTACGAACAACCCACCCCCATTCAAGAACAAGCAATACCTATATTACTAAGAGGAAAGGATTTACTGGGCTGCGCTCAGACCGGTACTGGAAAAACCGCGGCATTTTCTATCCCGATCGTGCAAGATTTATATCAAAAACCACATTCCAAGGGTAAAAGAGCCATTAAAACGCTGGTGGTAACTCCTACTCGAGAGCTGGCCATTCAAATAGGCGAAAACTTCACCGCATATTCTAAATATACCAAAATCAAAAACACGGTAATTTTTGGTGGTGTGAAGCAAACCAGTCAAGTGTATGCATTGCATCAAGGTGTGGATGTTCTCGTGGCAACGCCGGGTAGATTGCTGGATCTGATCAATCAGAAATACATCTCGCTCTCAAACATCGAGCATTTTGTGCTGGACGAAGCAGATCAAATGCTGGACATGGGCTTTATACACGATATCAAGAAGCTGTTGAAATTGCTGCCTGCTAAGCGTCAATCCTTGTTTTTTAGTGCAACGATGCCTAAAGCGATCGTAGAATTGTCGAATCAGATTTTGGGTAATCCAGAGCGTGTCACGATCGCACCAGAAAAAACTACAGCTGAAAAAGTAGAACAACGCATCTACCACGTCAACAAAAAAAATAAAACCGACTTACTGATCTCCTTGTTGAACAACGAGCTGGACCAGGCAACTCTTGTTTTTTCAAGAACCAAACACGGTGCTAACAAAATTGTTAAACAGCTGGATAAAGCTGGTATCAAAAGTGCGGCGATTCATGGTAACAAATCTCAAGCTGCCAGACAGCGTGCTTTAGGCGCCTTTAAGGAAGGTAAACTCAAAGCACTCATAGCTACGGATATTGCTGCTCGTGGTATTGACATAGATGAGTTGAGCTACGTGGTGAATTATGATTTGCCCAATGTTCCTGAGAGTTATGTACACCGCATAGGGCGTACGGGTCGCGCAGGAGCTAGTGGTCTGGCCGTCAGCTTTTGTATGCTGGAGGAACGACCTTATCTCAAAGACATTGAAAAATTGATCAAAACCTCTATTCCAGTTGTTGAGGATCATGAATTTGAGTTTAAAATGGAAGATGCTGCTGAGCCTAGCCATAAAAAACAGAATAAAAGACCACGCCCTAAAAACAATAGGAATAGTCAGAAGTCGAATTCTAATCGGAATAATAGGTCCCGTAATAGACGAAGATCCCGTAACAGTCACTCATAA
- a CDS encoding helix-turn-helix domain-containing protein: MKEPVYEKIHPEIGSSIYVEHKREERGTMKPFWHYHPEVELVYVDDGSGKRHVGNHMSYYHNSQLLLIGSMLPHIGFTDRPNHGSELLVQFHPEFLGNEIAKVPELNGIQMLFERAKNGLIFHKETKNTLGARIHKLATVAGFYRLNLLLEILYELSITTDYTVLNASRFTFQSDVQDNSRIENTYKYINRNFKKPIALESIAEEVNMTVPAFCRYFKKVSGKTFTQMVNEYRVVHATKLLSESNSSIADVSFESGFNNFSHFNKVFKQITGKTASAYRKELKLEMAMSERN, encoded by the coding sequence ATGAAAGAGCCAGTATATGAGAAAATTCATCCTGAAATAGGTAGCTCGATTTATGTTGAACACAAAAGAGAGGAACGAGGAACGATGAAGCCTTTTTGGCATTATCATCCAGAGGTCGAATTAGTTTATGTAGATGACGGTAGTGGTAAACGTCATGTGGGGAATCACATGTCCTATTATCATAATAGTCAGCTGCTATTAATAGGATCCATGCTTCCTCATATAGGCTTTACTGACCGTCCCAATCATGGATCTGAACTCTTGGTTCAATTTCATCCCGAGTTTTTAGGTAACGAAATCGCAAAAGTACCAGAGCTGAACGGCATTCAAATGTTGTTTGAACGAGCCAAAAATGGTCTCATCTTTCACAAGGAGACTAAAAATACTTTGGGTGCTCGCATCCATAAGCTGGCTACCGTAGCTGGATTTTACAGGCTGAATTTATTACTAGAGATTCTTTATGAGTTGAGCATAACAACTGACTATACGGTATTGAATGCCTCTCGCTTCACCTTTCAATCTGATGTCCAAGACAATTCGCGTATTGAAAATACGTATAAATATATCAACAGGAACTTCAAAAAACCTATTGCTTTAGAATCTATAGCCGAAGAAGTTAATATGACAGTACCCGCATTTTGCCGTTATTTTAAAAAAGTTTCAGGTAAAACATTCACGCAAATGGTTAATGAATATCGTGTAGTACATGCAACTAAATTACTTTCTGAGAGTAATTCCAGTATCGCAGATGTATCTTTTGAATCAGGTTTTAACAACTTCTCTCATTTCAACAAGGTATTCAAACAAATAACTGGAAAAACGGCTAGTGCCTACCGAAAAGAATTAAAGCTTGAAATGGCGATGAGCGAGAGAAACTGA
- a CDS encoding SDR family oxidoreductase, with amino-acid sequence MKKVVLITGASSGIGKAIALHLSEKNYTVYGTSRNPKPESCLPFQMVALDVQDQDSINKAVGYIIERENQIDVLINNAGVGITGPMEETPLSEVENAMNTNFYGPLRVLQAVLPHMRKRKSGRVVNITSIAGYMGLPYRGIYSASKGALEIATEAYRMECAHLNIHFSNVAPGDFATNIAAGRFHAPVNENGDYAKGYAHTLKLIDEHVDDGNDPKEVAEKIAEILKEKNPGIHYKVGSFLQKFSIVLKKILPEKRYEKMLKKHYGL; translated from the coding sequence ATGAAAAAAGTCGTGCTTATTACAGGAGCATCTTCAGGCATAGGAAAAGCCATCGCGCTCCATCTCTCAGAAAAAAACTACACCGTCTACGGTACCAGCCGAAATCCCAAACCCGAATCATGTTTGCCATTTCAAATGGTTGCACTGGACGTTCAGGATCAGGATTCCATCAATAAGGCGGTAGGTTACATCATAGAGAGAGAAAATCAGATCGATGTCCTGATTAATAACGCAGGTGTAGGCATCACCGGTCCCATGGAAGAAACACCGCTGAGCGAAGTGGAAAACGCGATGAATACCAATTTTTACGGACCACTCAGGGTTTTACAGGCCGTACTGCCTCACATGCGCAAACGCAAATCAGGAAGAGTGGTTAATATTACCAGCATCGCTGGATATATGGGATTACCCTATCGCGGGATCTACAGCGCCAGCAAAGGCGCTCTTGAAATTGCCACCGAAGCCTACCGCATGGAATGTGCTCACCTTAATATTCATTTCAGCAATGTGGCTCCTGGCGATTTTGCGACTAATATTGCCGCTGGACGATTTCACGCTCCCGTTAATGAAAATGGAGATTACGCTAAAGGTTACGCCCACACCTTAAAACTTATCGACGAGCACGTGGACGACGGCAATGACCCAAAAGAAGTTGCCGAGAAAATCGCTGAAATTTTAAAAGAAAAAAATCCAGGTATTCATTATAAGGTGGGATCTTTCCTACAGAAATTCAGCATCGTTTTAAAGAAAATACTTCCAGAAAAGCGCTATGAGAAGATGTTGAAAAAGCATTATGGGTTGTAG
- a CDS encoding DUF2752 domain-containing protein: MLPCVSKKITGMDCPGCGIQRSISFLLKGELVDSFLMYPGLLPIATLFTFLVVDFFFTIKHSEKIKLFLTFFTLGTVVVSYIIKMVFLYL; encoded by the coding sequence ATGCTTCCTTGCGTCAGCAAAAAAATAACTGGAATGGACTGTCCTGGATGTGGTATCCAGCGGTCCATTTCTTTTTTGCTTAAAGGTGAACTCGTAGATTCTTTTTTAATGTACCCTGGCCTATTGCCTATTGCAACCTTATTTACTTTTTTGGTTGTAGATTTTTTCTTTACTATCAAACACTCAGAAAAAATCAAATTATTCTTAACCTTTTTTACTTTAGGGACAGTTGTGGTAAGCTATATTATCAAAATGGTTTTTTTGTATCTCTAG
- a CDS encoding glutaminyl-peptide cyclotransferase has translation MHLKKAVLLLVPVLILTACRTEEELFTKNFSVTVENSKSSWKTGDEIKLSVSEEENMDVDSVIWKQNARRIEGADGMTLSRKLTENDPLGYLTYSAHIYKDGREAVARAAVKRLNPQKPKIYKYRVKNTYPHDVASYTQGLEFYGDSLYESTGQFNESDLRITNVETGETIKKIDLPSSQFAEGMTIMNDKIYQLTWQSEIGYIYDLGLNKVGEFAYNESKEGWGLTNDGEKLYKSDGSDKIWIIDPETFKEEGYIQVVSNKEVYKKINELEFIDGKIYANVYQQNVIFIIDPKTGGIEAAIDLRTLKEEIPNYSSNDNVLNGIAYDKKNDRLFVTGKRWEKMFEIEVLK, from the coding sequence ATGCATTTGAAAAAAGCCGTCCTACTGCTGGTTCCCGTCTTGATTTTAACGGCCTGCAGAACTGAAGAAGAGCTGTTTACAAAAAATTTTTCTGTGACCGTAGAAAACTCTAAATCCAGTTGGAAAACGGGTGACGAGATCAAACTTAGTGTCAGTGAGGAAGAAAATATGGATGTGGATAGCGTGATATGGAAGCAAAATGCACGTAGAATCGAGGGGGCTGATGGTATGACGCTTTCGCGAAAGCTAACAGAAAACGATCCACTGGGCTACCTCACCTACTCTGCTCATATTTATAAGGACGGTCGTGAGGCAGTAGCGCGTGCTGCGGTAAAAAGATTGAATCCGCAAAAGCCGAAAATCTATAAATACCGTGTTAAGAATACGTATCCTCATGATGTAGCAAGTTATACTCAAGGCTTGGAGTTTTATGGTGACTCTTTATATGAGAGTACCGGTCAGTTTAACGAAAGTGACCTACGCATCACAAATGTGGAAACGGGAGAAACGATCAAGAAAATAGACCTACCCAGCAGTCAGTTTGCTGAGGGCATGACGATCATGAATGACAAGATTTATCAGCTTACCTGGCAAAGCGAGATCGGTTACATCTATGACCTTGGCCTGAATAAAGTAGGCGAATTTGCTTATAACGAGAGTAAAGAAGGCTGGGGACTGACTAATGATGGGGAGAAACTCTACAAAAGCGACGGTTCTGATAAAATATGGATCATAGATCCCGAGACCTTTAAAGAAGAGGGGTACATTCAAGTGGTTTCTAATAAAGAAGTCTACAAAAAAATAAACGAGCTTGAATTTATAGATGGTAAGATTTACGCAAATGTCTATCAGCAAAATGTGATCTTCATCATTGATCCCAAAACTGGAGGTATTGAAGCTGCGATTGACTTGCGTACCTTAAAAGAAGAAATTCCCAACTATAGTAGCAATGACAACGTACTTAACGGTATCGCTTACGATAAGAAAAACGATCGTCTTTTTGTGACGGGTAAGCGCTGGGAGAAGATGTTTGAGATTGAGGTGTTGAAATAA
- a CDS encoding acyl-CoA thioesterase produces MSKNELPVFKQTFDVQPEHIDDLNHVNNVIYVQWVNDIAVAHWKEVATEHLLDTYNWFLIKHTIEYKSAAVLGDSIHVSTYVGRATNVRYERFVEIRNAKTDELLVKSTSDWCAVDQNGKPQRITDELRRVFEVD; encoded by the coding sequence ATGAGTAAAAACGAGCTACCTGTTTTCAAACAAACTTTTGATGTCCAGCCAGAACACATCGATGACCTAAATCATGTCAACAATGTGATTTATGTGCAATGGGTGAATGATATTGCTGTGGCGCATTGGAAAGAGGTTGCCACAGAACACTTGTTAGACACCTATAATTGGTTTTTAATCAAGCACACGATTGAATATAAAAGCGCTGCTGTTCTGGGCGACTCGATCCATGTGAGTACTTATGTAGGTCGAGCAACAAATGTGCGGTACGAGCGTTTTGTAGAAATTAGGAATGCTAAGACTGACGAATTATTAGTCAAAAGCACCTCAGACTGGTGTGCGGTAGATCAGAACGGTAAACCGCAACGCATTACTGATGAGTTGAGAAGGGTCTTTGAAGTGGATTAG
- a CDS encoding Gfo/Idh/MocA family protein codes for MLKAGVLGAGHLGRIHLRLLNESERYELVGFYDADPQHAKQIEKEYGYTYFSDVDKLIAACDMIDVVTPTSYHHESGVKVLDAGKHLFIEKPITVTVEEAQELISLSRKRNLKGQVGQVERFNPAFKAVSSRIDQPMFIETHRLAEFNPRGTDVSVVLDLMIHDIDAILSVVDSKVKHVSSSGVAVISNTPDIANARIEFENGCVANLTASRISLKKMRKARFFQRDAYISVDFLTKAVEVVRMKDAPEDRGDFDMILKNAEGVEKQIYFDNPKIEENNAILDELETFADAIENDTEPVVSLEDGTAALDVALQIIKNFKEL; via the coding sequence ATGCTGAAAGCGGGAGTGCTGGGTGCGGGTCATCTGGGCAGGATCCACCTGAGATTGTTGAACGAGAGCGAGCGTTATGAGCTTGTGGGATTTTATGATGCAGATCCTCAACATGCAAAACAAATTGAAAAGGAGTACGGCTATACCTATTTCAGCGATGTAGATAAGCTTATCGCAGCCTGCGACATGATCGATGTGGTCACCCCTACTTCCTACCACCATGAGAGTGGCGTAAAAGTTCTAGATGCCGGCAAGCACCTATTTATTGAAAAACCCATCACGGTAACTGTAGAGGAGGCGCAGGAATTGATCTCGCTTTCGCGAAAGCGGAATCTCAAAGGACAAGTAGGACAAGTCGAGCGATTCAATCCAGCTTTTAAAGCCGTAAGTTCCCGCATAGATCAGCCCATGTTCATAGAAACGCACCGCCTGGCAGAGTTCAACCCGCGTGGAACGGACGTAAGCGTGGTACTGGATCTCATGATCCACGATATCGATGCGATTCTAAGTGTCGTGGACAGTAAGGTAAAACATGTGAGTTCCAGCGGAGTCGCCGTAATCTCAAACACGCCAGACATTGCTAACGCTCGTATTGAATTTGAAAACGGCTGTGTGGCAAACTTGACCGCGAGTCGCATAAGTCTGAAAAAAATGCGTAAGGCGCGCTTCTTCCAGCGAGATGCCTACATATCAGTTGATTTTCTAACCAAGGCCGTAGAAGTGGTACGCATGAAAGATGCACCAGAAGATCGTGGTGATTTTGACATGATTCTTAAAAATGCTGAAGGCGTAGAGAAACAGATCTATTTTGACAATCCTAAGATTGAAGAAAACAACGCCATTTTAGATGAGCTAGAAACCTTTGCCGATGCGATCGAAAACGACACCGAGCCTGTGGTAAGTCTAGAAGATGGTACAGCAGCACTCGATGTTGCCCTACAGATTATCAAAAACTTTAAAGAACTTTAA
- a CDS encoding protein-L-isoaspartate(D-aspartate) O-methyltransferase — MEDNFIHKGKRRLLKELMREKGITDEAVLEAINKVPRHLFLDSSFMEHAYMNKAFPIGADQTISHPYTVAFQSELLHLNPGDKILEIGTGSGYQCAVLLEMKAKVYTVERQNELFKKTSKLFRKMGYRPTRFNFGDGYLGMPEHAPFDGIIVTCGAAELPQALLGQLKIGGRLVIPIGEDPQIMTLFIRRSETEFSKKTFGEFRFVPFLDGKN; from the coding sequence ATGGAGGATAATTTCATTCATAAAGGTAAACGCCGGCTTCTCAAGGAACTCATGAGAGAAAAGGGAATAACTGATGAGGCAGTGCTGGAGGCGATTAATAAAGTCCCGAGACATTTGTTTCTAGACAGCTCTTTTATGGAGCATGCTTACATGAATAAAGCATTTCCCATAGGCGCTGATCAAACCATCTCGCATCCTTACACCGTTGCTTTTCAGAGCGAATTACTCCATTTGAATCCTGGTGATAAAATACTGGAAATAGGTACTGGAAGTGGTTATCAATGTGCCGTCTTGCTTGAAATGAAAGCCAAAGTCTACACCGTTGAACGACAAAACGAGCTGTTTAAAAAGACCTCAAAGTTATTTCGTAAAATGGGATACCGACCCACGCGATTTAATTTCGGTGACGGCTATTTAGGGATGCCGGAGCATGCACCGTTTGACGGAATTATAGTCACTTGTGGCGCGGCAGAGTTACCTCAAGCTCTTTTAGGACAGCTCAAGATAGGTGGAAGACTTGTGATTCCCATAGGTGAAGATCCGCAAATTATGACGCTGTTCATCCGTAGATCTGAAACTGAATTCAGTAAAAAAACTTTTGGTGAGTTCAGGTTTGTACCGTTTTTAGACGGGAAAAATTGA
- a CDS encoding acyl-CoA carboxylase subunit beta, translating to MDLNFNKNEDHNKLQLSELRKKIAKVAEGGGKKRIEKHHAKGKMTARERIDYLLDKDSESIEIGAFAGLGMYEEHGGCPSGGVVVKIGYVQGQQVIVVANDATVKAGAWFPITGKKNLRAQEISIENKLPIIYLVDSAGVYLPMQDEIFPDKEHFGRIFRNNAVMSSMGITQISAVMGSCVAGGAYLPIMSDEALIVNKTGSIFLAGSYLVKAAIGESIDNETLGGATTHCEISGVTDYKAEDDKDALDTIKNIFDKIGAAESAGFNRKDAQKPAKDPEELFGVLPRERNAQYDMMEIIDRLVDVDSFEAYKDGYGQTIVTGYARIDGWAVGIVANQRKIVKTKKGEMQFGGVIYSDSADKATRFIANCNQKKIPLVFLQDVTGFMVGSKSEHGGIIKDGAKMVNAVSNSVVPKFTVVVGNSYGAGNYAMCGKAYDPRLIVAWPSAELAVMSGNSAAKVLMQIEKASLEKNGEKLTKEEEEELFTKTKDRYDEQVSPYYAASRLWTDAIIDPRDTRKWISMGIEAADHAPIEKKFNMGVLQV from the coding sequence ATGGATTTAAACTTCAATAAAAACGAAGATCATAATAAATTACAGCTGTCTGAGTTGCGCAAGAAAATTGCAAAAGTTGCTGAAGGCGGTGGTAAAAAACGTATCGAAAAACATCATGCTAAGGGAAAGATGACCGCTCGAGAGCGAATAGATTATTTGCTGGATAAGGATTCTGAATCCATTGAAATAGGGGCGTTTGCCGGTCTGGGAATGTATGAGGAGCACGGTGGCTGTCCCAGTGGTGGAGTAGTGGTTAAAATAGGTTACGTTCAAGGTCAGCAGGTGATCGTAGTCGCAAATGACGCGACGGTAAAAGCTGGGGCCTGGTTTCCCATTACGGGAAAGAAAAACCTTAGAGCTCAAGAGATCTCTATTGAAAATAAGCTGCCTATAATTTATCTAGTAGATAGTGCCGGCGTTTACCTGCCTATGCAAGATGAAATTTTCCCAGACAAGGAGCATTTCGGTCGCATTTTTAGGAATAATGCGGTCATGAGTAGTATGGGAATCACGCAGATCAGTGCCGTGATGGGTAGTTGTGTAGCAGGAGGTGCCTATTTACCCATTATGAGCGATGAGGCGCTTATCGTCAATAAAACGGGAAGTATTTTTCTTGCAGGTAGTTATCTGGTTAAAGCTGCGATAGGAGAGAGTATCGATAACGAGACGCTGGGCGGTGCGACCACGCATTGCGAAATCAGCGGCGTTACAGACTATAAAGCCGAGGATGATAAGGACGCCTTGGATACAATCAAGAATATCTTTGATAAAATAGGCGCTGCAGAAAGTGCAGGGTTCAACAGGAAAGACGCTCAAAAGCCGGCAAAAGATCCCGAAGAACTCTTTGGAGTACTTCCCAGAGAAAGAAACGCACAGTATGACATGATGGAAATCATAGATCGGCTGGTTGATGTCGATTCTTTTGAAGCCTATAAAGATGGCTATGGGCAAACCATTGTGACCGGTTATGCGCGTATCGATGGTTGGGCAGTAGGCATTGTGGCAAACCAACGCAAGATTGTTAAAACAAAGAAAGGCGAAATGCAATTTGGCGGTGTGATCTACAGCGATAGTGCAGACAAGGCGACTCGTTTTATTGCCAATTGCAATCAGAAAAAGATACCCTTAGTCTTTCTTCAAGATGTTACTGGATTTATGGTAGGTAGTAAATCTGAACATGGCGGAATCATTAAAGACGGCGCCAAAATGGTCAACGCCGTTTCCAATAGTGTGGTACCCAAATTTACTGTGGTCGTAGGTAATAGTTACGGAGCAGGTAATTATGCAATGTGTGGTAAGGCTTACGATCCACGTCTTATTGTTGCCTGGCCCAGTGCAGAACTCGCGGTGATGTCTGGCAACAGTGCGGCAAAAGTTCTTATGCAAATTGAAAAGGCTTCGCTGGAGAAGAATGGTGAAAAACTAACTAAAGAGGAAGAGGAAGAATTATTTACAAAAACAAAGGACCGCTACGACGAGCAGGTTTCACCTTACTACGCCGCTAGCCGTCTTTGGACTGATGCGATCATTGATCCTCGTGATACCCGCAAATGGATTTCCATGGGTATTGAGGCTGCAGATCATGCGCCCATAGAGAAAAAGTTCAATATGGGAGTTCTGCAAGTTTGA